In the Colletotrichum higginsianum IMI 349063 chromosome 7 map unlocalized unitig_7, whole genome shotgun sequence genome, one interval contains:
- a CDS encoding Carboxylic ester hydrolase has product MANSSTAKEEGDWAIVSFKDPWHFPTCNGISPFSQGISRPSYDPALDRWCLLAEVTDTAFFFSARVIARDRDGKDFVVGFYPNNADAANLNLGQFHVGHTIALAYPKPHKFPDGLWGVRVDELDSCSLFPVGLNDLLRINSDLCAYIGPRGTPRKCQACGKHDKELITCGVCQLYSYCNPVWRLCVLSTETVLTE; this is encoded by the exons ATGGCGAATTCGAGCACCGccaaagaagaaggcgaTTGGGCCATCGTCAGCTTCAAAGACCCGTGGCACTTCCCGACGTGTAACGGAATCTCCCCGTTCAGCCAAGGCATCAGCCGCCCTTCCTATGACCCGGCACTGGACCGCTGGTGTCTGTTGGCCGAGGTGACGGACACGGCGTTCTTCTTCAGCGCCCGTGTCATCGCCCGCGACCGCGATGGCAAGGatttcgtcgtcggcttctaTCCAAAcaacgccgatgccgccaaTCTCAACTTGGGCCAGTTCCACGTCGGCCACACCATCGCCCTCGCGTACCCCAAGCCGCACAAATTCCCCGATGGGTTGTGGGGTGTTCGTGTTGACGAGCTGGACTCCTGTTCA CTGTTCCCCGTCGGTCTGAACGACCTTCTCCGGATCAACTCGGACCTCTGTGCCTACATCGGACCCAGAGGCACACCCAGGAAATGCCAAGCCTGTGGAAAGCATGACAAGGAGCTCATCACGTGCGGCGTGTGCCAGTTGTACAGTTACTGCAACCCGGTATGGCGGCTCTGTGTGCTCTCGACTGAGACTGTCCTAACGGAGTAA
- a CDS encoding Multicopper oxidase: MYQSLLVAGALAASVASALPSLGSLPEPKLFPRAACSGNTASTRSEWCDYSVDTDYWTEAPDTGVTREYWLELTDVTVAPDGVSRSAMAVNGSIPGPTLFADWGDTVTVHVTNSLTSSNNGTSIHFHGIRQNYTNQNDGVSSITQCPTAPGDSITYTWKALQYGSTWYHSHFALQAWQGIFGGIVINGPATANYDEDLGMLFLNDWDHQTVDELYSTAETSGPPTLDTGLINGTNVYGDDDSSSQTGYRYNVTWTSGTSYRMRLVNAAVDTHWKFSIDNHTMQVIASDLVPITPYDATVLDIGMGQRYDIIVTADQADTADTFWIRAIPQAACSDNDSTDNIKGIISYTGTMTTPTTTGYSFTDSCDDETDNLVPYVSKTVSDANWDELESATVGKNTAGLFKWYLNSTSMLVDWANPTLEAIVNGTTSWDTEEAVIELSEADQWVYFVIETTLAVPHPIHLHGHDFFVLAQGTGTYSSTSVTLNTANPPRRDTAMLPASGYLVMAWETDNPGAWLMHCHIGWHTSEGFSMQFVERYSEIAAITDNTTLTDTCSTWTTFQEEYSIEQEDSGV; encoded by the coding sequence ATGTATCAGTCCTTACTCGTGGCCGGCGCTCTCGCAGCGTCCGTGGCCTCTGCCTTGCCGTCTCTCGGCTCTCTCCCCGAACCCAAGTTGTTCCCTCGTGCTGCCTGCAGCGGCAACACCGCCAGCACGAGGAGCGAGTGGTGTGACTACTCCGTCGACACCGACTACTGGACCGAGGCCCCCGACACCGGCGTCACGCGCGAGTACTGGCTCGAGCTGACGGACGTCACCGTGGCCCCCGACGGCGTCTCCCGctccgccatggccgtcAACGGTTCCATCCCCGGTCCTACCCTCTTCGCTGACTGGGGCGACACCGTCACGGTCCACGTCACCAACTCCCTGACGTCGTCCAACAACGGCACCAGCATCCACTTCCACGGCATCCGCCAGAACTACACCAACCAGAACGACGGCGTCAGCTCCATCACCCAGTGCCCTACCGCCCCCGGCGACTCCATCACCTACACCTGGAAGGCCCTGCAGTACGGCTCGACCTGGTACCACTCCCACTTCGCCCTGCAGGCGTGGCAGGGCATCTttggcggcatcgtcatcaacGGCCCTGCCACGGCCAACTACGACGAGGATCTCGGCATGCTCTTCCTCAACGACTGGGACCACCAgaccgtcgacgagctctACTCCACCGCCGAGACCAGCGGGCCCCCGACCCTCGACACCGGCCTCATCAACGGCACCAACGtctacggcgacgacgactcgtCCTCCCAGACGGGCTACCGCTACAACGTCACCTGGACGTCCGGCACGTCCTACCGCATGAGgctcgtcaacgccgccgtcgacaccCACTGGAAGTTCTCCATCGACAACCACACCATGCAGGTCATCGCCTCCGACCTCGTCCCCATCACCCCTTACGACGCCACGGTGCTCGACATCGGCATGGGCCAGCGCTACGACATCATCGTCACGGCCGACCAGGCTGACACGGCCGACACCTTCTGGATCCGCGCCATCCCTCAGGCGGCCTGCTCCGACAACGACAGCACCGACAACATCAAGGGCATCATCTCCTACACGGGTACCATGACCACCCCGACGACCACCGGCTACTCCTTCACGGACAGctgcgacgacgagacggacAACCTCGTCCCCTACGTCTCCAAGACCGTCTCGGACGCCAACTgggacgagctcgagagcgccaccgtcggcaaGAACACGGCCGGCCTCTTCAAGTGGTACCTCAACAGCACCAGCATGCTCGTCGACTGGGCCAACCCgaccctcgaggccatcgtcaacgGCACCACGAGCTGGGACACGGAGGAGGCCGTCATCGAGCTCAGCGAGGCCGACCAGTGGGTCTACTTCGTCATCGAGaccaccctcgccgtcccgcACCCCATCCACCTGCACGGCCAcgacttcttcgtcctcgcccaggGCACCGGAACCTACTCGAGCACCTCCGTGACGCTCAACACCGCCAACCCGCCCCGCCGCGACACGGCGATGCTGCCGGCCTCCGGCTACCTCGTCATGGCCTGGGAGACGGACAACCCGGGCGCCTGGCTGATGCACTGCCACATCGGCTGGCACACGTCCGAGGGCTTCTCGATGCAGTTCGTCGAGCGGTACAGCGAGATCGCGGCCATCACGGACAACACTACCCTCACCGACACGTGCAGCACGTGGACCACCTTCCAGGAGGAGTACTCGATCGAGCAGGAGGACTCTGGTGTCTGA